In Deltaproteobacteria bacterium GWA2_45_12, the following proteins share a genomic window:
- a CDS encoding chorismate synthase, whose protein sequence is MPGNSFGLLFRITTAGESHGPGNTVIIDGVPPGIPLAPEDFVPDMNRRKPGQSKITTQRQEEDQVDILSGVFEGNTTGTSIALFIPNTDARSKDYEDIKDKYRPGHADYTFDAKYGFRDTRGGGRSSARETTARVAAGVVAKKILAMEGIFVVGYVKQVGNIIANIPHPEKITLKQVESNIVRCPDEKTAQKMIELIEQVRKEVDSIGGVAEIVATGVPPGLGEPVFDKLKADLGKAMLSLPAVLGFEYGIGFGAATLRGTQNNDIFVAQKGEIGTNPNRHGGMLGGISSGMPIVIRCAIKPTSSLAREQQTITNSGEKTTIATKGRHDPCLLPRFIPMGEAMMAITLADHLLRHRAQNLA, encoded by the coding sequence ATGCCAGGAAATTCATTTGGACTTCTCTTTAGAATAACCACCGCCGGCGAAAGCCATGGGCCGGGAAACACTGTTATCATTGACGGGGTCCCTCCCGGCATTCCCTTGGCCCCGGAAGATTTTGTGCCCGATATGAACCGGCGAAAGCCCGGGCAATCTAAAATCACCACCCAGCGCCAGGAAGAAGACCAGGTCGATATTTTATCCGGCGTGTTTGAGGGCAACACCACGGGCACGTCGATCGCCCTGTTCATCCCCAACACCGATGCCCGTTCAAAAGACTACGAAGATATCAAAGACAAATACCGCCCTGGACATGCCGATTACACCTTTGATGCCAAGTATGGTTTCCGCGATACCCGTGGCGGAGGGCGTTCCAGCGCTCGGGAAACCACAGCCCGTGTGGCTGCAGGGGTTGTGGCAAAAAAGATTCTGGCCATGGAAGGGATTTTTGTTGTCGGTTATGTCAAACAAGTGGGGAACATCATCGCCAACATCCCCCACCCGGAAAAAATCACGCTTAAACAGGTTGAATCCAACATCGTGCGTTGCCCGGATGAAAAAACCGCACAAAAAATGATCGAACTCATTGAACAAGTGCGCAAAGAGGTTGACTCGATCGGCGGTGTAGCTGAAATTGTGGCCACAGGAGTCCCTCCCGGCTTGGGGGAACCCGTCTTTGACAAATTGAAAGCCGACTTGGGGAAGGCCATGCTCAGCTTACCGGCAGTTCTTGGCTTTGAATATGGTATCGGCTTTGGGGCTGCCACCCTCCGTGGAACTCAAAACAACGATATTTTCGTGGCCCAAAAAGGGGAAATCGGCACAAACCCCAATCGTCATGGGGGAATGCTTGGGGGCATTTCATCCGGAATGCCCATTGTCATCCGCTGTGCCATCAAACCCACAAGTTCCCTGGCCCGTGAGCAACAAACCATTACCAATTCAGGCGAAAAAACCACCATCGCCACCAAAGGAAGGCACGACCCCTGCCTGCTCCCCCGCTTTATTCCGATGGGGGAAGCCATGATGGCCATCACCCTGGCGGACCATTTATTGCGTCACCGGGCCCAAAACCTGGCTTAG
- a CDS encoding ATP-dependent Clp protease adaptor ClpS, translating to MTRKIQNQNSLDGQLSTAEKTETKSPSMYRVVLINDDYTPMDFVVWLIQTVFFKPEEEATLLMLDVHQKGRGICGIYPYDVARTKVMQVKELTQKHEHPLECIMEVET from the coding sequence ATGACACGAAAAATCCAAAATCAAAACTCTCTAGATGGCCAATTGAGTACGGCCGAAAAAACAGAAACAAAATCCCCTTCCATGTATCGGGTTGTGCTTATCAATGATGATTACACCCCCATGGATTTTGTCGTGTGGCTGATACAGACCGTGTTTTTTAAACCTGAAGAAGAAGCAACCTTGCTCATGCTTGATGTTCACCAGAAAGGTCGTGGCATTTGTGGAATATACCCTTATGATGTTGCCCGTACAAAAGTAATGCAGGTTAAAGAACTGACTCAAAAACACGAACATCCGCTTGAATGCATTATGGAGGTGGAAACATGA
- a CDS encoding ATP-dependent Clp protease ATP-binding subunit ClpA, translating to MIIAEELEKTLQRAYNEAKARKHEFIALEHLLYALTYDPLTSDILIHCGGNIQNLREKLEEFFKTKMQGVPTEIAPRYSVGVQMVLQTAAIHAQSSSTEKIDGGCVLAALFREKESHAVYFLGEQNISRLDVLRYISHKISKIQLAPSHHGLPAKTDEKTDSTSFPYCTNLNEKAKKGQIDPLIGRTKETERMIHVLLRRRKNNPILVGDAGVGKTAIAEGLALKIVKKEIPAILESAVIYHLDLAGLLAGTKFRGEFEERLKQVLDLFSENKNAILFVDEIHTVIGAGAVSGGSLDASNLLKPVLASGNLRCIGTTTYKDYRTTFEKDHAFSRRFQKIEINEATVEDTIQILDGLKSHYENFHGVTYQPEALKAACELSAQFIHDRFLPDKAIDVIDEVGAEQKLKNQTPTRPIITAEQIETMVSRMAKVPTQTVKTDDRDKLKNLKTELRKVIYGQETAITQIVASIQLAKAGLGDPLRPLGSFLFSGPTGVGKTELAKQLAKHMGIEFVRFDMSEYMEKHSVARLIGAPPGYVGYDEGGLLTEAIHKNPHAVLLLDEIEKAHPDLMNILLQIMDYGVLTDNNGRKSNFHQVILIMTTNTGARESMVKTIGFGAKEFEDKSAKEIEKTFNPEFRNRLTSIVSFNALTPTIALQIVEKALFELQEKLTVKKINLQLDAASKKYLAEKGFDTKFGARPVKRLIENEIAKPLSEEILFGKLNEGGKVKITFSKGKLTFKINVTDQRKGNS from the coding sequence ATGATTATCGCCGAAGAACTCGAAAAAACACTTCAACGTGCCTACAATGAAGCCAAGGCCCGCAAACACGAATTTATTGCCCTGGAACATTTGCTGTATGCGCTTACCTATGACCCCCTTACCTCTGACATTTTGATCCACTGTGGGGGAAACATCCAAAACCTGCGCGAAAAACTGGAAGAATTTTTCAAGACAAAAATGCAGGGCGTTCCCACAGAAATTGCTCCCCGCTACAGTGTGGGGGTTCAAATGGTGTTGCAAACAGCCGCCATCCACGCCCAAAGTTCCTCCACTGAAAAAATTGATGGGGGGTGTGTCCTGGCGGCCCTTTTTCGGGAAAAAGAATCCCATGCCGTTTATTTTTTGGGCGAACAGAATATTTCCAGACTGGATGTGCTCCGTTATATTTCTCACAAGATTTCCAAAATTCAGCTGGCTCCCAGCCATCATGGCCTCCCCGCCAAAACGGATGAAAAAACGGATTCAACCTCATTTCCTTACTGCACCAACTTGAATGAAAAAGCCAAAAAAGGACAGATCGATCCTCTCATCGGCCGTACCAAAGAAACCGAACGCATGATTCATGTATTGTTGCGACGGCGTAAAAACAATCCCATTTTGGTCGGGGATGCGGGCGTGGGAAAAACGGCCATTGCAGAAGGATTGGCTCTTAAAATAGTAAAAAAAGAAATCCCTGCCATCCTTGAGTCAGCAGTTATTTATCATCTCGATTTGGCGGGGTTGCTCGCCGGCACAAAATTTAGGGGAGAATTTGAAGAACGCTTAAAACAGGTGTTAGACCTTTTTAGTGAAAACAAAAATGCCATTTTGTTTGTAGATGAAATCCATACCGTCATTGGGGCGGGCGCTGTTTCCGGGGGTTCCCTGGATGCTTCCAATTTGCTTAAACCCGTTTTGGCCAGCGGTAATCTTAGGTGCATTGGCACGACAACCTACAAGGACTACCGTACCACTTTTGAAAAAGATCATGCCTTCTCGCGGCGGTTTCAAAAAATTGAAATCAACGAGGCCACTGTGGAAGATACCATTCAAATCCTTGACGGCCTGAAAAGTCATTATGAAAATTTCCACGGGGTCACCTACCAACCCGAAGCCCTGAAGGCCGCTTGCGAGCTTTCAGCCCAATTTATTCACGACCGCTTCCTGCCTGACAAAGCCATTGACGTCATTGATGAAGTGGGGGCCGAACAAAAACTGAAAAACCAGACTCCCACACGGCCCATCATTACCGCCGAACAGATTGAAACCATGGTCTCGCGCATGGCCAAGGTTCCCACACAAACAGTCAAGACCGATGACCGTGACAAACTTAAAAACCTAAAAACCGAACTGCGCAAAGTCATTTACGGCCAAGAAACGGCCATCACCCAGATTGTCGCCTCCATCCAGTTAGCCAAGGCAGGTCTTGGCGACCCCCTCCGCCCTCTGGGGAGCTTTCTCTTTTCCGGCCCCACAGGGGTGGGGAAAACCGAGTTGGCCAAACAATTGGCCAAACACATGGGCATTGAATTTGTTCGCTTCGACATGAGCGAATACATGGAAAAACATTCGGTGGCTCGGTTAATCGGGGCCCCTCCCGGTTATGTCGGTTATGATGAAGGGGGACTTCTTACCGAAGCCATTCATAAAAACCCCCATGCCGTTCTTTTGTTAGATGAAATTGAAAAAGCCCATCCGGACCTCATGAATATACTTTTACAGATCATGGATTATGGCGTTCTCACCGACAACAACGGCCGCAAATCAAATTTTCATCAGGTTATTTTAATCATGACCACCAACACCGGCGCCCGCGAAAGCATGGTCAAAACCATCGGCTTTGGGGCCAAGGAATTTGAAGACAAAAGTGCCAAGGAAATTGAAAAAACATTCAACCCCGAATTTCGTAATCGTCTGACAAGCATTGTATCCTTTAATGCCCTTACCCCCACGATTGCCCTACAAATTGTCGAAAAAGCCCTTTTTGAATTGCAGGAAAAATTGACGGTTAAAAAAATAAACCTGCAGTTGGATGCCGCCTCTAAAAAATATTTGGCTGAAAAAGGTTTTGATACCAAATTTGGAGCCCGACCCGTCAAACGCCTCATTGAAAATGAAATTGCCAAACCCCTTTCGGAAGAAATTCTTTTTGGAAAATTAAATGAAGGGGGGAAAGTAAAGATAACGTTTAGTAAAGGGAAATTAACATTTAAAATAAACGTAACCGATCAGCGTAAGGGCAATTCATGA
- a CDS encoding phosphoribosylformylglycinamidine cyclo-ligase, which yields MSQNNNKKSLTYKDAGVDIDEGDALVDDIVPSIKKTHRKEVMSNLGGYAGLFALDLKKYPEPILVSTTDGVGTKLKLAFEMNKFDTIGQDLVAMCVNDLICCGAEPLFFLDYFATGHLSKEVGAIVIRGIAEALAPIHCSLTGGETAEMPGMYAKGEFDLAGFAVGVVNKDRVIDGSSIKAGDALLGLTSSGVHSNGYSLVRKIIETQKVEITRDLCGFDKPIGEVLLTPTRIYVNEVLSLIKQFDIRGIAHITGGGLVENLPRIFSQNTCAVLDKTKIKTPTIFKWLQEKGNVPEDEMWRVFNMGVGLVVVASQKQKNDIIKHLEKMNCTAFEIGTMVEKKTGQKEVTFL from the coding sequence ATGTCACAAAACAACAATAAAAAATCCCTTACCTACAAAGATGCCGGTGTTGATATTGATGAAGGCGATGCCTTAGTTGATGATATTGTTCCTTCCATCAAAAAAACCCATCGAAAAGAAGTGATGTCCAACCTAGGGGGATATGCGGGGTTGTTTGCCCTCGACCTGAAAAAATATCCAGAACCCATCCTTGTTTCTACCACCGATGGTGTGGGCACCAAACTAAAGCTGGCTTTTGAAATGAACAAGTTTGATACCATCGGCCAAGACTTGGTGGCCATGTGTGTCAACGACCTTATTTGCTGCGGAGCCGAGCCCCTCTTTTTTCTTGATTATTTTGCCACGGGCCATCTTTCTAAAGAAGTCGGTGCCATTGTCATTCGCGGAATTGCAGAGGCCCTCGCCCCCATCCATTGCAGCCTCACCGGGGGCGAAACCGCCGAAATGCCCGGCATGTACGCCAAAGGGGAATTTGACCTGGCCGGTTTTGCCGTGGGGGTTGTCAACAAAGACCGTGTCATTGATGGTTCTTCTATAAAAGCAGGCGATGCCCTCCTTGGGCTGACCTCAAGCGGGGTGCATAGCAATGGTTATTCGTTGGTAAGAAAAATTATTGAAACGCAAAAAGTGGAAATCACCCGCGACCTGTGTGGTTTTGACAAACCCATCGGAGAAGTTTTGCTTACCCCAACACGTATTTACGTTAATGAAGTGCTTTCCTTAATCAAACAATTTGATATCCGGGGCATTGCCCATATTACCGGGGGGGGCCTTGTTGAAAACCTGCCGCGCATTTTTTCCCAAAATACCTGTGCGGTCCTTGATAAAACCAAAATCAAAACCCCAACCATCTTCAAATGGCTTCAAGAAAAAGGAAATGTCCCCGAAGATGAAATGTGGCGTGTCTTTAACATGGGGGTGGGATTGGTGGTGGTCGCTTCCCAAAAGCAAAAAAACGACATCATAAAACATTTGGAAAAAATGAATTGCACCGCCTTTGAAATAGGCACCATGGTAGAGAAAAAAACAGGACAAAAAGAAGTCACTTTTTTGTAA
- a CDS encoding phosphoribosylglycinamide formyltransferase, whose protein sequence is MAPLLNLGILVSGRGSNMDAVIGACLKKSIAAKVGVVISNKPEAPALQKAKKASISTVLLEHIKGEPKEVYDQRLVAELNKYGVDLVILAGFMRLISPVLLKAFPNRVINIHPSLLPKFPGLHAQKQALDAKVSVSGCTVHFVDEGCDTGPIILQQTVPVLPHDTVQTLSERILAEEHKLLPKAIDLMATNKVKLHPNRQVIIES, encoded by the coding sequence ATGGCACCTCTCCTTAATCTTGGCATTCTTGTCTCCGGTCGCGGCTCCAATATGGATGCTGTCATAGGTGCCTGTTTAAAAAAATCAATTGCGGCTAAAGTAGGTGTGGTCATTTCAAACAAGCCGGAAGCCCCGGCCCTTCAAAAAGCCAAAAAAGCTTCCATTTCAACTGTTTTACTAGAACACATCAAAGGAGAACCCAAAGAAGTCTACGACCAACGCCTGGTTGCCGAATTAAACAAATACGGCGTTGATCTGGTCATTCTTGCCGGCTTCATGCGGCTGATCAGCCCCGTTCTTCTCAAGGCTTTTCCAAATCGGGTGATCAATATTCACCCTTCCCTGCTTCCCAAATTTCCCGGGCTTCATGCCCAAAAACAGGCCCTCGATGCCAAAGTCAGCGTAAGCGGTTGTACGGTTCATTTTGTAGATGAAGGATGCGATACGGGACCCATTATTTTGCAACAAACCGTTCCCGTGCTGCCCCATGACACTGTCCAAACACTTTCTGAAAGAATTTTGGCCGAAGAACACAAGTTATTACCAAAAGCCATTGACCTGATGGCCACAAACAAAGTAAAATTACACCCTAATCGTCAAGTAATCATCGAATCTTAA